ATCGCATCCATGCCCTGGCTTGTAAATTGCTCTGGCAAACAAATCACGTAGTCGGTGTACCAAGCGCCGTGCATGGCTTGTTGTCGTCATATCAAAAGCCAGAAGGCTGCTGGATTTTCGCGTTGTTGTAGCTGAAATGGCTAAAAGCACTGTGCCGAATTTTGCTCCACCTCTTTCCAAATCAGACTCCCCTCAAATCGAGTGAGGAAGCTGCTAAACAACCGCAACGAAGCCGTCATAGTTGCCGTTCGCTTGTCTGGTAAATCTTGAGCTTTGAATCGTTTGTCTATACGCAAAGTGTTTGCTATGGAAAATTTTCACTTTacttttttctcttttgttcaTTATGATCTAAGCATCTGCAAGTGTCATGAAAAATTGAGGAAAATGTGTGCAGTTTGCATAAGagaaatttcaaatgcaaacaTCTTCAACTGAAAAAACAGATGCGATCGTGTCGTGAGAtggttatttgtttttattatatatttgtatttttgcaaacaCATGGAAAATAAGAGATTGTGTCCACAAAACAAATTATCACAGCATCCAGATAAATAGACCATAATcaaaaaagcattttaaatgaaataaagtgACACGAAATTCCGAATTGAATCGCATCACAAGCCAAAATTCGTGTCCTTTGAAAGTCTTTCTAATTACACGGTAAATGTGCATTAAAAGTTTGCACAAGAACTTGGTTGTGAAATCAATTACCAAAAGGAAAAACTCGACAACGCAATGatgcaacaaattaaaacgCATGTGAGGAAAGCTAATGAAATGTTCTATGGCAAAAAACGGCCCACCTAAGGATGGGGCCGAGCGGGTTGATTGTCAGATGGGGTAACTGAAGTTCATAGAATTTTTGCCAGGGGCGGAAATTACCAAAAATGTGCCGagcgcaacaaaaacaacaatcaagTGAGCGAAAATTAAGGCAAGTGGAGTTAAAAGTTAAGCCAACAAATGAAGATGAGGCTGGAATAGAATGAAAAGATCtctctacatatatatatgtgggttTGTTGTATAGCCTatcacacaaacgcacacacacatacacatacacacacacacacacacacacacatgtacttGTGTGCACACCCGGGCACAGACAAACTGAACGAACCCCAACTCTGGCGCAATTttacgcaacaacaaaaagtttaattgaGGATAAACTTTGCTGCGTTTGCGCTGCCGTTGAAAATCAACTGCGGGCCGGATAGAAAAgacgtgggcgtggcatatgTGTACCGCTTATCTTAGCTGTTTAAGTTTTCGCTTTCTACTTTGCATTACAGCTTGACTCAGTTTTCTATTAGTTTTCAACATCAGTTCCCATAACGAGCAGAACTTTAAGGTTTCATTTTCCAGCACACgtacaagaaaacaaaaaaaaaaaaagaaatcgaaTGAAATTATTTGGACATTTATTGGTCGTTGGGGGCACGCTTTCTTCGCCTTTGTTTGCCAAAGCCAAATGAATGGCAAATATGGATGAAAAGCGCATGAGAAACGACCTGAACCTGAACTCTAGCTGGCAGTGCAGTCCAGTTTCGTGCAGCGTCTGACCCGCACacatgctcacacacacacacacatgtacatgtGCCATAATTCGTTTTAGATGGACGAAGCACAATGAAACACAAATGACCTGAATAAAAGCGATTGACTCTCCCAACCTCTTCTCGCTTCTACAGAGCCCTTAGGATGATtaggaaaacaaatttaaagcttaaaaaaaagggcattcaattgttttaaaaatgttgcaatgCTCTTTTTTTGTAACACGTTGGTATTTACGTTgacaaatatgaaaataatatagtGAATATATGCCGAAAACAAACCTAAAGTACTTagaatttatatgaaaattaaaatgcgtATTGGAATTCTTGAATTCCAATCGAATACTAGGCAAATGTATATCAGTCGACCTTCCCATTGTATTGACTTGCTTACCAACACTGCAACTCTTTCAATTATATTTCAGTGTTGCAAAATCCATAAGAAAGCTGTTGTGCCAAGCTTTAGAGCACGAAGTCGACCAATACCACGGTCTAGACAAACAATTGAAgcaatttttactttttataccaAGTTGaacgatttttattaaaggcTATCAGTCATTGAACACACACGTTGTTAATCCTTGCTGAGCTTTGGCTCTTACCACAGTGCAGGAGCTGCGGCATAGCCCAACGGAGCTGGTCCATAAGCCAACGGGGCAGAGTACTTGGCAAACACCGGTGCCGCATAGGGATGGGCATAGGCAGCCGCATACGGATGGGCAATGGGTGCAGCAGCCAATGGAGCGGCGACTGGTCCAACAGCCTTAATGATGGGCGCAGCGAAGGGAGTGGCCACATGTCTGAAAACTGGAGCAGCCAGAGGAGCAGCCACTGGTGCCACAGCCCTGATGACTGGTGCTGGAACGGGAGCGACTGGAACTGGGGCGGCAGCAAACACGGGCGCAGTTGCGATGCCATTGAATGTTCTGGCCACCACTTGGCTACTGGCAGCAGTCACCACCGGACCGGGTGCAGCAAAGACGGCAGCTGGAGCAGCCAGCGGTGCGTGCAGCAATCCCGGCTTGCCGGCAACGCAGGCAATCAAAGCGCAAATGACAACGGCCTGTGAAATTTTTGACAAGGATTAGTTGGTCCCCATTGATACACCCTTTACCAAAGGCTACTAACGTATTTGAACATCTTGATTttagatttttgttgtttggtgACTTGCTGTTGATAGCTGGTTGAAAGCGAATTGCTAACTGATGTCAAACTAAGGCCATGCAGCGCATATTTATACCCAAGAAGCCGACGCTCTACCGAAGCTACTTAAAATGCGCCCTGCGTGGAGCACGTTGGCCATTATAAGTGGCGGCATTATAATTGGTAGTTGAGTTACTTTTGGTTCCAGCAATGTCTTTGAGGGTCTCCGGAGCTGCCCACAAAACCCGAAGGGCAGCCAATTTCGATTGCCGCAGCTCattatacaaaatttgtaTGAACATCAAAGTGCACGAAATTTGAAATATCAATATACAAGCACAGACAATgtaacatatataaaacatttatctGGCATTTACTGAAATGTACCTATAATTGACTTTTACGGATTATAGTCAAAGTTCAGTTTCGAATAGGAAATGTAAGAACAGATGGATCAAAATATACCAAAACACGGAAAAAGGTTTAAATATTCATCCAGAAGCGCATAGCAACAACTTTACAacgaacaaacaaaaaaaagaatcatTCAAATCGTTCGAGCCCTTCTTGACTTTTATAGAAGTACAAATTTTCACTAACGATGAATGAAATGACGTCACAATCTACGTGGTTCACGAGCCGATTAACGGCCGGCCTTGTGcgtaatgtttttattttaataccaTGAAATACCATCtgcacaaaagcaacaacatcaatgaAAAAACCTATTGTTAGCACTGCAAGGCCAACCGACGAAAGAGAACGCGAAATAAAACAGTTAGAATTTTTGTCACTTGTTCTTTTTGCATATCATTTCCTATGTAACGACGTTCTAAGCCTAGCATCGCCAAACGATCAAAAAGAAGACGAGAACAAACCCGTTTCCTAAACGTACCGTTGCTTTGCAGTACTTTGTTCTT
The sequence above is a segment of the Drosophila virilis strain 15010-1051.87 chromosome 3, Dvir_AGI_RSII-ME, whole genome shotgun sequence genome. Coding sequences within it:
- the LOC6622560 gene encoding uncharacterized protein codes for the protein MFKYAVVICALIACVAGKPGLLHAPLAAPAAVFAAPGPVVTAASSQVVARTFNGIATAPVFAAAPVPVAPVPAPVIRAVAPVAAPLAAPVFRHVATPFAAPIIKAVGPVAAPLAAAPIAHPYAAAYAHPYAAPVFAKYSAPLAYGPAPLGYAAAPALW